In one Mucilaginibacter sp. PAMB04168 genomic region, the following are encoded:
- a CDS encoding RNA 2'-phosphotransferase: MISEKEITSISKFLSLVLRHQPELIGMELDLQGWVSVDELLKKANVHGKLITMEMLNHVVETNSKKRFAFSDDKQKIRASQGHSVEVELGYEPHVPPAVLYHGTGAQSVDSILHLGLQKRSRQHVHLSADPETAVKVGSRHGKPVVLKVLADQMQQKGFVFYLSANGVWLTDNVPPEFLQLEKL, encoded by the coding sequence ATGATTAGCGAAAAAGAAATCACCAGCATCAGCAAATTCCTCAGTTTGGTGCTACGGCATCAACCCGAGCTAATAGGCATGGAGCTTGATTTGCAGGGTTGGGTAAGCGTTGATGAGCTGTTAAAAAAAGCTAATGTGCATGGTAAGCTAATTACCATGGAGATGCTGAACCATGTGGTAGAAACCAACAGCAAAAAGCGTTTTGCTTTTAGTGACGACAAGCAAAAGATAAGAGCTAGCCAAGGGCATTCGGTTGAAGTGGAGCTAGGCTACGAGCCGCATGTGCCCCCAGCTGTTCTCTATCACGGAACAGGTGCTCAGTCGGTAGATTCCATTCTGCATTTAGGTCTTCAAAAACGTAGTAGACAGCATGTACATTTAAGTGCTGATCCTGAAACCGCTGTTAAAGTGGGCAGCAGGCATGGAAAGCCTGTGGTGCTGAAGGTACTGGCTGATCAGATGCAGCAAAAAGGATTTGTATTTTATTTGTCGGCCAATGGTGTTTGGTTAACTGATAATGTGCCGCCGGAGTTTCTGCAGTTGGAGAAGCTCTAA
- a CDS encoding NUDIX domain-containing protein: MVGDKESLEEAVQRELKEETGININYLEQLYSFGQPGRDPRNRVVSITYYGLVKPDAFELQASTDAGRAKWVESLANDLGVNAAFILKRRLKGDHTEVSAINADVAGKTVIIYDDMIRSGGSIINAAKTYKDAGAAAIFVITTHGLFINDGVNKLKSCGLIEKLICTDSHVNTQGLANDDFVEVKSVAQLICEVI; this comes from the coding sequence CTGGTAGGCGATAAGGAATCACTAGAAGAGGCTGTACAGCGTGAATTGAAAGAAGAAACCGGCATCAATATCAACTACCTGGAGCAGCTTTACAGCTTTGGGCAGCCGGGAAGAGACCCGCGTAACCGCGTAGTATCCATTACTTATTACGGCCTGGTAAAGCCTGATGCGTTTGAGTTGCAAGCCAGCACCGATGCCGGCCGTGCTAAGTGGGTAGAATCATTGGCGAATGACTTAGGCGTAAATGCTGCTTTTATTTTAAAACGCCGCCTGAAAGGCGACCATACCGAAGTAAGCGCCATCAATGCCGATGTAGCCGGTAAAACGGTTATAATTTACGATGATATGATCCGCTCGGGCGGCAGCATCATTAACGCGGCTAAAACGTATAAAGATGCTGGCGCTGCTGCTATATTTGTAATTACCACCCACGGGCTGTTTATAAACGATGGGGTTAATAAACTCAAAAGCTGCGGCCTGATCGAAAAGCTGATTTGCACCGACTCGCATGTAAACACCCAAGGGTTAGCTAATGACGACTTTGTGGAAGTAAAAAGCGTGGCGCAATTAATTTGTGAGGTCATTTAG